Proteins co-encoded in one Papaver somniferum cultivar HN1 chromosome 5, ASM357369v1, whole genome shotgun sequence genomic window:
- the LOC113280981 gene encoding uncharacterized protein LOC113280981, translated as MMILACEVFAKRFLCGIIFQLLFEIREDYLIDRQHFYLNNPPTLNVHPAGMSSTESAYLNALHDVHQLYGHFSDDEDNNYYPDDDDAPATIHPPAPETLVDSLLDPGATPHSPETASSNSSREITVVIVPSTGGSTDLQFDADYTPLDPTQAGCRRVLKSKPDPKEVEIVVVSSSDDDA; from the exons ATGATGATCTTGGCTTGTGAGGTCTTTGCTAAAAGGTTTCTTTGTGGCATTATCTTCCAACTGTTGTTTGAG ATTAGGGAGGACTACCTCATTGATAGACAACATTTCTATCTCAATAATCCTCCCACTCTTAATGTGCATCCTGCCGGTATGAGTTCCACTGAGTCTGCCTATTTGAATGCACTGCATGATGTTCATCAACTGTATGGCCACTTctctgatgatgaagacaacaattACTATCCAGATGATGATGATGCCCCTGCAACCATCCACCCCCCGGCTCCTGAGACTTTGGTTGACTCCTTGTTGGATCCTGGTGCTACCCCACATTCCCCTGAGACCGCTTCTTCCAACTCTTCTCGAGAAATAACTGTTGTTATCGTACCTTCTACCGGTGGTTCTACTGATCTCCAATTCGATGCAGACTATACTCCTTTGGACCCTACCCAGGCCGGTTGTAGAAGAGTTCTTAAATCTAAGCCAGATCCAAAGGAGGTTGAGATAGTGGTGGTATCTTCCAGTGATGATGATGCTTAA